Proteins encoded together in one Fusobacterium perfoetens window:
- the udk gene encoding uridine kinase, producing MKNCILIGVAGGSGSGKTTVANNLVKAFKAEDATLLEQDAYYRELTNMTLEEKAKVNFDHPDSIEFELLRKHIVDLKNGKSIERPIYDFTTHSRKEGSVKINPSKIIVVEGILIFAVPEIRELFDVKIFVDTDADEMILRRIERDMNERGRSFESVKNQYLTTVKPMYLEFCEPSKRYADVIIPRGGKNKIAIDMLVSNLKRYIEEK from the coding sequence ATGAAAAATTGCATTTTAATTGGAGTAGCAGGTGGAAGTGGTAGTGGAAAAACAACTGTTGCTAATAATTTAGTAAAAGCTTTTAAAGCTGAAGATGCTACTTTACTTGAACAAGATGCATATTATAGAGAACTGACTAATATGACTTTAGAGGAAAAGGCAAAAGTAAACTTTGACCACCCAGATTCAATAGAGTTTGAATTATTAAGAAAACATATAGTAGATTTAAAAAATGGAAAGTCTATTGAAAGACCAATTTATGATTTTACTACTCACTCAAGAAAAGAGGGAAGTGTAAAAATAAATCCGTCAAAAATAATTGTGGTAGAGGGAATACTTATATTTGCTGTACCAGAGATAAGAGAACTTTTTGATGTAAAAATATTTGTAGACACTGATGCTGACGAGATGATTTTAAGAAGAATAGAAAGAGATATGAATGAGAGAGGTAGAAGTTTTGAATCTGTAAAAAATCAATATCTTACTACTGTAAAACCTATGTATCTAGAATTTTGTGAGCCAAGCAAACGTTATGCAGATGTTATTATCCCAAGAGGTGGAAAAAATAAAATAGCTATTGATATGCTAGTTAGCAATTTAAAAAGATATATAGAAGAAAAATAA
- a CDS encoding dicarboxylate/amino acid:cation symporter: MENQKKKLGLVPKLIIGIILGILIGLYLPEWFGRLVVTASGLFSMFLKFVIPMMILAFVTMGIADLTQGAGKLLGLTAVISYASTLIAGSVSFFVANSLFRSFMTPDALEKIAKTAGVSVEPYLSLSVTPILDTLAAVLLAFILGLCMSTMRGKEIGTSLYDFMKDFSAIINKVLHTIIVPFLPLYICGTFVDMTRSGKTFAILGILWKVFLVVIIMHLVYLVFAFFVAGGIGKKNPVTLLKNQIPGYTTAVGTQSSAATIPVNLQCAKADGISEEIRNFVVPLCANIHMAGSMITITACATAVCMMNNLPISLGTIVPFIATLGVAMVASPGAPGGSIMTALPFLYMVGLGTEELQAIMIALYITQDSFGTACNVSGDNAIGVIVDTIYKKWIKE; the protein is encoded by the coding sequence ATGGAAAATCAAAAGAAAAAACTTGGTCTTGTGCCAAAATTAATTATCGGTATCATTTTAGGTATTCTTATAGGATTATATCTTCCTGAATGGTTTGGACGTTTAGTAGTTACAGCATCTGGATTATTCAGTATGTTCTTAAAATTTGTTATCCCTATGATGATTCTAGCTTTCGTTACAATGGGTATTGCTGATTTAACTCAAGGAGCTGGAAAACTTCTTGGACTTACAGCAGTGATTTCTTACGCATCAACTTTAATTGCTGGATCTGTATCTTTCTTTGTAGCAAACAGCTTATTCAGAAGTTTTATGACTCCAGATGCTTTAGAAAAAATTGCAAAAACTGCAGGAGTTTCAGTTGAACCTTATTTAAGTCTTTCAGTTACTCCAATACTAGATACTTTAGCAGCAGTTCTTCTTGCGTTTATCTTAGGTCTATGTATGTCAACAATGCGTGGAAAAGAAATCGGAACTTCATTATATGATTTTATGAAAGATTTCTCTGCTATCATAAATAAAGTTTTACATACAATCATTGTTCCATTCTTACCATTATATATCTGTGGAACATTCGTTGATATGACTCGTTCAGGAAAAACTTTTGCTATCTTAGGAATTCTTTGGAAAGTATTCTTAGTAGTTATTATTATGCACTTAGTATATTTAGTATTTGCATTCTTTGTAGCTGGTGGAATCGGAAAGAAAAATCCTGTTACTTTATTAAAAAATCAAATACCTGGATACACAACTGCTGTTGGAACTCAATCTTCAGCTGCTACTATCCCAGTAAACTTACAATGTGCTAAAGCTGATGGAATTTCTGAAGAAATTCGTAATTTCGTAGTACCATTATGTGCTAATATTCATATGGCTGGTTCTATGATAACAATCACAGCTTGTGCAACTGCAGTTTGTATGATGAACAATCTTCCTATTTCCCTTGGTACTATAGTTCCATTTATCGCAACTTTAGGAGTTGCTATGGTTGCTTCTCCTGGAGCTCCTGGTGGTTCTATTATGACAGCTCTTCCATTCTTATATATGGTTGGACTTGGAACTGAAGAACTTCAAGCTATAATGATTGCTCTTTACATTACTCAAGACTCATTTGGTACAGCTTGTAACGTATCTGGTGATAACGCTATCGGTGTTATCGTTGATACAATTTATAAAAAATGGATTAAAGAATAA